A single Lolium perenne isolate Kyuss_39 chromosome 6, Kyuss_2.0, whole genome shotgun sequence DNA region contains:
- the LOC127309063 gene encoding uncharacterized protein: MLPCPRCGASPLTWGVCENGKNAGKEFFKCCRNLSEFSPCRFFIWKDTYIEDLRSSRIMAAVPSGVFETQIEYAPAVALPSSDSLVEVLNHLREMNEGIADIRAGVAEARSAYKGFCSAKRTTRIIALTLVVVWIGCVLAKFIQM; encoded by the exons ATGTTGCCGTGCCCACGGTGCGGTGCTTCGCCATTGACATGGGGAGTGTGCGAGAACGGCAAGAACGCTGGAAAGGAGTTCTTCAAGTGCTGCAGGAACCTGAGC GAATTTTCGCCATGCAGGTTCTTCATATGGAAGGACACATATATTGAGGACCTGAGGTCTTCGAGGATAATGGCAGCAGTTCCATCTGGCGTCTTCGAAACCCAGATTGAGTATGCACCTGCTGTGGCGTTACCATCATCAGACAGCTTGGTGGAGGTGCTTAACCATCTCCGTGAGATGAATGAGGGCATAGCCGACATAAGAGCAGGTGTAGCTGAGGCAAGATCGGCGTACAAGGGTTTTTGCTCCGCCAAAAGGACGACCAGGATCATCGCGCTTACCCTGGTCGTTGTTTGGATTGGCTGTGTCCTCGCTAAGTTTATTCAGATGTGA